A single Leptospira kirschneri serovar Cynopteri str. 3522 CT DNA region contains:
- a CDS encoding Ig-like domain-containing protein: protein MLEPFSVSSYIKTLISFSILILGSIGCVQGNGNSMPFFAYLDFSNRSADSPFNVSQISPGPNVTGVSLNTSIQVGFSQKLDSSSIQPQSIQLTQGNTIIPGNLTSTEKTLLFNPTSSLAASTVYSVSISKNIKSTDGSSLSEDYTWSFTTNTIVDLVAPDVSLRTPNIGANLVPNNTSVQIAFTETMDCASINIANFTLRNNVTNVLEPSNVVCLGSVATLTPNNPLAFNTVYRVDILSTARDLANNPLVNAYNWTFTTGSAPDLTAPTVSFASPAPNAQNVPINETISIAFSEPINCATIAGNIVLDDNILIPGTVNGTPGCTGTTASFTPLGNLTPNTNYTVTISNAVTDLQNNPLTPSTWTFTTAAAADNIQPTVTFTVPSANENGVGTNVNPMVVFSEPMLCGSVTSASFRLKRQATGVYLTGSVNCFGTSATWTPIPANPFTFNTTYTVEIDQGALDTSNNPLVATNWDFTTGPGPDLIPPSVAVVTPVNAAVGVPINGGVSIAFSEAMNCGSILGGITLDDDPTTPATVIPININCNGNTVSFAPAIPPLAFNTTYTVKIANTVTDSNNNALNGGNYVWSFTTGVAPDLVPPQVSLVNPVPGAAGVATNTNITVAFNETINCSTLNFTVNNGINGTVNCSGSSATFVPNVGTPLNASTNYTATIVTVNDISGNPIGAAFSWNFTTGAAPDVTPPTITIQNLRNNSIVESGFVIGTATDAGTIASVEISLDGGVFVPATGTNPWKFQLPSDVNTWKQNSQHTIIARAKDLANNSTTTATISVRKGNNKDINGDGYVDLVSAEYGQGLLYIFYSSGNAGMAITNAQSASRIIVGVAAEEFGRTVSMGDLNGDGFADVISGAPGWNGAQGRVYIFHSSGNAGVNISFSGFATKTISGANAGARFGDSIVTGDINGDGYSDIASGEPIFNGSQGRVYVFHSAGAAGVAQTNLAAANSTLTGENATDRFGYSLSVGNMNGDNFADLAIGAPGYGAGVGGGFVVNQGKVYIHHGAVGGLGGVITNLTNDSAGNAGEFGISLFAADFNGDGNSDLAIGSPGLGGGFGRVSVFTSAGAGINTSTIGNAPLMINGTGGANAFGVSLTAQDLNLDGRPDLISATIVPNRVFVFHMPGAGPIGGFLTTGNATTQITSLLAGIGVSANAPKTPISGGDINGDGFPDLFVGGGSDNIFIFHSSTAGIGLLTNTTGTAAGAITSSGLANGFFGCSVY from the coding sequence TTGTTGGAGCCTTTTTCAGTGAGTTCTTATATAAAGACATTGATTTCTTTTTCTATTTTGATCTTGGGAAGCATTGGTTGCGTCCAAGGAAATGGAAATTCAATGCCATTTTTTGCATATTTAGACTTTAGCAACCGTAGCGCAGATTCTCCTTTTAACGTTTCGCAAATTTCTCCCGGACCCAACGTCACTGGAGTTTCTTTAAACACATCGATCCAAGTCGGTTTTAGTCAAAAATTAGATTCCTCCAGTATTCAACCTCAATCAATTCAACTAACACAAGGAAATACGATCATTCCAGGAAATCTCACTTCTACAGAAAAAACTCTTTTATTCAATCCAACTTCTTCTTTAGCCGCATCGACGGTCTATTCCGTTAGCATTTCTAAAAATATAAAGTCCACGGATGGTTCTTCTCTTTCAGAAGACTATACTTGGAGTTTTACTACCAATACAATTGTTGATTTAGTCGCACCAGACGTATCTTTAAGAACTCCTAACATAGGCGCCAATTTAGTTCCCAACAATACTTCCGTTCAAATTGCCTTTACCGAAACAATGGATTGTGCTTCCATCAACATTGCAAATTTTACATTAAGAAATAACGTTACTAACGTATTAGAACCTAGTAATGTAGTTTGTTTAGGATCCGTTGCCACTCTTACTCCTAATAACCCTCTTGCCTTTAATACAGTTTATCGTGTGGATATTCTTTCTACGGCAAGAGATCTTGCTAATAATCCTCTTGTAAACGCATATAACTGGACTTTTACGACTGGTTCGGCCCCAGACTTAACCGCTCCAACCGTCTCTTTTGCAAGCCCCGCTCCTAACGCACAAAATGTTCCTATCAACGAAACGATCAGTATCGCTTTTAGTGAACCTATCAATTGTGCTACGATCGCCGGAAATATCGTCTTAGATGACAATATACTTATTCCCGGAACTGTAAATGGAACTCCAGGTTGTACAGGCACAACCGCATCTTTTACTCCTTTAGGAAATCTGACACCGAATACGAATTACACAGTCACCATCTCAAACGCGGTTACGGATTTGCAAAACAATCCACTCACACCTAGTACCTGGACTTTTACGACAGCTGCGGCTGCAGATAATATCCAACCTACGGTTACTTTTACTGTACCCTCCGCTAACGAGAACGGCGTAGGAACCAATGTCAATCCTATGGTTGTTTTCAGCGAACCTATGTTATGTGGTTCTGTGACCTCCGCGTCCTTTCGACTAAAAAGACAGGCAACTGGTGTTTATCTGACAGGAAGTGTAAATTGTTTTGGAACTTCGGCTACTTGGACTCCAATTCCTGCAAACCCATTCACTTTTAATACCACTTATACTGTGGAAATCGATCAGGGAGCATTAGATACTTCTAATAATCCTCTCGTCGCAACCAACTGGGATTTTACAACAGGTCCAGGACCTGATCTAATTCCTCCCAGTGTCGCCGTCGTTACTCCCGTAAACGCTGCTGTAGGCGTTCCGATCAACGGAGGTGTGAGCATCGCTTTTAGTGAAGCCATGAATTGTGGAAGTATTTTAGGAGGTATCACTTTAGATGATGATCCTACGACTCCGGCTACTGTGATTCCAATCAATATCAATTGTAACGGAAATACCGTCTCTTTTGCTCCGGCAATTCCTCCACTTGCGTTTAATACTACTTATACGGTGAAAATCGCAAATACGGTTACGGACAGCAATAATAACGCATTGAATGGTGGAAATTACGTTTGGTCTTTTACAACAGGCGTTGCACCAGATCTTGTCCCTCCTCAAGTTTCTCTTGTAAACCCTGTTCCGGGAGCAGCCGGGGTTGCTACAAATACAAACATTACGGTTGCATTTAACGAAACCATCAATTGTTCCACCTTAAATTTTACGGTTAATAACGGAATCAACGGTACTGTGAACTGTTCAGGATCCTCTGCTACCTTTGTTCCTAATGTAGGAACTCCTCTGAATGCTAGCACAAATTATACGGCAACAATCGTAACAGTAAATGATATTTCAGGAAATCCGATCGGTGCCGCGTTCAGCTGGAATTTTACGACCGGAGCTGCACCAGATGTAACTCCTCCTACGATTACGATTCAAAATCTTAGAAATAATTCTATCGTAGAAAGTGGTTTCGTAATCGGAACGGCAACAGATGCGGGTACGATCGCTTCTGTAGAAATTTCTTTGGATGGTGGGGTTTTTGTGCCCGCAACCGGAACCAATCCTTGGAAATTTCAACTTCCTTCGGATGTAAATACTTGGAAACAAAACTCTCAACATACGATCATCGCAAGAGCCAAAGACTTAGCCAATAATAGTACAACCACAGCAACCATTTCGGTTCGAAAAGGAAACAATAAGGATATAAATGGAGACGGATATGTTGACCTTGTATCTGCAGAATACGGACAGGGTTTACTTTATATATTTTATTCTTCCGGAAACGCAGGAATGGCAATTACAAACGCACAATCCGCAAGTAGGATCATTGTAGGAGTTGCAGCGGAAGAATTTGGAAGAACTGTTTCTATGGGAGATTTAAACGGAGATGGATTTGCAGACGTAATCTCTGGTGCTCCTGGTTGGAATGGCGCCCAAGGTAGGGTCTATATATTTCATTCTTCCGGAAATGCTGGAGTCAATATTTCCTTTTCCGGTTTTGCCACTAAAACAATCAGTGGAGCCAATGCGGGAGCTAGATTTGGAGATAGTATTGTTACAGGTGATATAAACGGAGACGGTTACTCGGACATAGCATCAGGAGAACCTATTTTTAACGGTTCTCAGGGTAGAGTTTATGTATTTCATTCCGCTGGAGCCGCTGGAGTTGCACAAACGAACTTGGCTGCTGCAAATTCTACCCTCACAGGAGAAAACGCAACGGATCGTTTCGGATATTCTCTAAGCGTAGGAAATATGAACGGAGATAACTTTGCAGATCTTGCAATCGGAGCACCTGGTTATGGCGCTGGCGTAGGTGGAGGATTTGTAGTAAACCAAGGTAAGGTCTACATACATCACGGAGCAGTTGGTGGACTAGGAGGAGTAATCACAAATCTTACCAATGATAGCGCTGGAAACGCAGGGGAATTTGGTATCAGCTTATTTGCAGCCGATTTTAACGGAGATGGAAATTCCGATCTTGCAATTGGAAGCCCTGGTTTGGGAGGTGGATTTGGAAGAGTTTCCGTATTTACATCCGCAGGTGCAGGTATCAATACGTCTACGATTGGAAATGCTCCACTGATGATCAATGGAACCGGAGGCGCAAACGCATTCGGAGTTTCTTTAACTGCACAGGATCTAAACCTGGACGGAAGACCAGATTTAATTTCCGCAACCATAGTTCCCAATAGGGTATTCGTTTTTCACATGCCGGGCGCCGGACCGATTGGTGGATTTCTAACCACAGGCAACGCAACTACACAAATCACGAGCCTACTTGCAGGAATTGGAGTTTCCGCAAATGCACCTAAAACTCCTATTTCCGGCGGAGACATCAATGGAGACGGATTTCCAGATTTATTTGTCGGTGGAGGTTCGGATAATATTTTTATTTTTCATTCTTCAACGGCTGGAATCGGCTTGTTGACAAATACTACCGGCACCGCCGCAGGAGCAATTACCAGTTCAGGGCTTGCCAATGGTTTTTTTGGATGTAGCGTTTATTGA
- a CDS encoding adhesin OmpL37 family surface protein, with translation MLSKIQTILIVIILVFGELLWAVSPDQINLGILIGENKTNLKFINICVSNLAPILESANSDSSPPNNTKTEAGNTTTGTGDKVELFKKLGALPSYNSLKKANQFDFNGNMLYFQSNYSLSFKNLRGAQGEMKDLYQATHEQYLQNSRILLEYASPLIVRSNDKIAQHLLRLGFRDLKSSEDHFTIAYNSAPYQFRYKLLLHGEGIKIARRARKFALLAMIASKTPTEDKPEYQFVNLDDMRAEVEKESITDYEKVRNTLINYIDNDLLQRKIVPPGEAKDKPIDILEIHDDNYGIITSGRISMMDMSNEEIKTSDAIQKETLPPIPAKTQN, from the coding sequence ATGCTTTCTAAAATTCAAACCATACTGATCGTAATTATATTAGTTTTCGGAGAACTGCTTTGGGCGGTTTCGCCGGATCAGATCAACTTAGGGATTTTAATTGGGGAAAATAAAACCAATCTTAAATTCATCAATATATGTGTGAGTAACCTGGCGCCAATTTTGGAGTCTGCAAATTCGGATTCAAGTCCGCCTAACAATACTAAGACGGAGGCGGGAAACACGACTACTGGAACCGGGGACAAAGTAGAATTATTTAAAAAGTTAGGTGCACTTCCTTCTTACAACAGTTTGAAAAAGGCAAATCAATTTGATTTTAATGGTAACATGCTGTATTTTCAGAGCAATTATAGTCTTTCCTTTAAAAACTTAAGAGGGGCGCAGGGTGAGATGAAAGATCTTTATCAAGCGACTCACGAACAATATCTTCAAAACTCTAGAATACTTTTGGAATACGCTTCTCCTTTAATCGTAAGAAGTAATGATAAGATTGCACAACATCTACTTCGTTTAGGTTTTAGGGATCTGAAAAGTTCTGAAGATCATTTTACGATCGCGTATAACTCCGCTCCTTATCAGTTTCGTTATAAACTTCTTTTACACGGGGAAGGGATCAAAATTGCTCGAAGAGCCAGAAAGTTTGCTCTTTTGGCTATGATTGCGTCCAAAACTCCAACCGAGGATAAACCAGAATATCAATTCGTAAATTTAGACGATATGAGAGCCGAAGTGGAAAAGGAAAGTATCACCGATTACGAAAAGGTGAGAAATACTTTGATCAATTATATTGATAACGATCTGCTCCAAAGAAAAATTGTACCTCCCGGAGAAGCCAAAGATAAACCGATCGATATTCTTGAAATACACGACGACAACTACGGTATTATCACTTCCGGAAGGATTTCTATGATGGATATGAGCAACGAAGAAATTAAAACAAGTGACGCGATTCAAAAAGAAACGTTACCGCCTATTCCTGCAAAAACACAAAATTAA
- the omp85 gene encoding Omp85 family outer membrane protein — protein sequence MNRIFWNWIGLWIFIWNLFPIFGEGLRNLPEARIPLDEGKKLEPGELAEKKEGWYVTAIPLLSSDPVRGQGGGIRASLFFNGKKTDLYYEYEAYRSKLTLQLFQTNQGVKNNFIQFDSPYILNTAFRWKSSLSLDYNPNSQYFGIGESSLQSLSYSPRNLPGIGRVGNASFDAYETSQSYIRPSRTGSEITPTVSDQGYNQYLFNSTTFFNGIDYTFWKAWKWVIANEISRNMIGHSDGIWHPSKDPYFAGSIWETPVPNGESKLTEDYRAGKIRGYNGGDIVYFRAGIAYDTRDFEPDPDRGILAELNVANVSKRTGSDFNYNKIFFQTKYFYKILPDVFEELVFATRVALGYTSSGAPFSEVRYMWSLDGPMTGIGGLQTMRGYRQDRFVAPVVGFGSAELRWRFATFKIFDELFTLSLVPFFDVGRVWDSEKRINLQGYKHSWGSGFRIIWNQATVILIDFAKSKEDSQMFVDFSHAF from the coding sequence ATGAATCGGATTTTTTGGAACTGGATTGGTTTGTGGATTTTTATTTGGAACTTGTTTCCGATTTTTGGAGAGGGGCTTAGAAATTTACCCGAAGCACGGATTCCTTTGGATGAAGGAAAAAAATTGGAACCCGGTGAACTTGCAGAAAAAAAAGAAGGTTGGTATGTAACAGCGATTCCACTATTGAGTTCGGATCCTGTAAGAGGACAAGGAGGTGGGATTCGAGCGAGTTTATTTTTTAACGGAAAAAAAACAGATCTATATTATGAGTATGAAGCATATCGAAGTAAACTTACTCTTCAATTGTTTCAAACTAATCAGGGAGTTAAAAATAATTTTATACAGTTTGATTCTCCTTATATCTTAAATACTGCGTTTCGATGGAAAAGTAGTCTTAGTTTGGATTACAATCCTAATTCTCAATATTTTGGAATTGGAGAATCCTCTCTTCAATCTCTGTCTTATAGTCCTAGAAATTTACCTGGGATTGGTCGGGTAGGGAATGCAAGTTTTGATGCCTACGAAACTTCTCAATCATACATTCGTCCTTCCCGCACTGGTTCGGAAATTACTCCAACGGTAAGCGATCAGGGTTATAACCAGTATTTGTTTAATTCTACTACTTTCTTTAATGGAATCGATTATACTTTTTGGAAGGCTTGGAAATGGGTGATTGCAAATGAAATTTCCAGAAATATGATCGGTCATTCCGACGGAATTTGGCATCCTTCTAAAGATCCATATTTTGCCGGAAGTATCTGGGAAACTCCGGTTCCAAATGGAGAGTCAAAACTTACCGAAGATTATAGAGCCGGAAAAATCCGAGGATACAACGGAGGAGATATAGTTTATTTTAGAGCGGGTATTGCCTATGATACTCGGGATTTTGAACCAGACCCGGATCGAGGTATATTAGCAGAATTGAATGTAGCGAACGTTTCTAAACGCACCGGTTCCGATTTTAACTACAATAAGATTTTTTTTCAGACAAAATATTTTTATAAGATTCTGCCAGATGTTTTTGAGGAATTGGTGTTCGCCACAAGAGTTGCGTTAGGTTACACTTCTTCCGGTGCCCCTTTTTCCGAAGTAAGATATATGTGGAGTTTAGACGGACCTATGACCGGAATCGGTGGTCTTCAAACGATGAGAGGTTATCGCCAAGATCGTTTTGTCGCTCCTGTGGTCGGTTTTGGGAGTGCTGAACTTCGTTGGAGATTTGCTACATTCAAAATTTTTGATGAACTTTTTACCTTGAGTTTAGTTCCGTTTTTTGACGTAGGTAGGGTTTGGGATTCCGAAAAAAGAATCAATTTACAAGGTTATAAACATTCTTGGGGAAGTGGGTTTAGGATTATCTGGAATCAAGCCACTGTAATTTTGATAGACTTTGCAAAATCAAAAGAGGACTCTCAAATGTTTGTGGATTTTAGTCACGCGTTTTGA
- a CDS encoding M23 family metallopeptidase, with amino-acid sequence MTQKNSLFLLLITIVFLGFVFPQNISMPVEGANRSSYHPQSFWFYPWGRSGTHKGVDIFAKQGKKIFSATSGLVIFCGEISMGGNVILILGPKWRFHYYAHLKEIKISTWSWINREEVIGIVGNTGNAIGKPLHLHYSIITPLPYVWLVDQDREGWKKMFYLNPISYFTNSNL; translated from the coding sequence ATGACACAAAAGAATTCTCTTTTCTTACTTCTCATAACGATTGTATTTCTTGGATTTGTCTTTCCGCAAAATATTTCAATGCCGGTGGAGGGTGCAAATCGTTCTAGTTATCATCCTCAATCTTTTTGGTTTTATCCGTGGGGGCGGTCTGGGACTCACAAAGGTGTGGATATTTTTGCAAAACAAGGAAAGAAGATTTTTTCTGCAACCTCAGGTTTAGTTATTTTTTGTGGCGAGATTTCAATGGGTGGAAATGTAATTTTAATCCTCGGTCCTAAATGGAGGTTTCATTATTATGCGCATTTAAAGGAAATTAAAATTTCAACTTGGTCTTGGATCAATCGAGAAGAAGTCATTGGAATCGTTGGTAATACTGGAAACGCAATCGGTAAACCATTACATTTACATTATTCGATCATTACCCCCTTACCTTATGTCTGGCTTGTGGATCAGGATAGGGAGGGATGGAAAAAAATGTTTTATTTAAATCCGATTTCGTATTTTACAAATTCGAATCTATAA